ATTCCGAGAGCCGCAACGTCCGAAAGCATGTGGCCGGAGTCGGCCAGCAGCGAAAGCGAATTGGTGACCCATCCGCCGACGGCTTCGGCGACCATGTAGACGGCGGCCAGCACGAGCGCGAACGAAAGGCGCGAGGCCGAGCGGCGCCGCTGCTGGCTGTCGCGCGGAGAATGGATCTCGCAGTCGCTGCAGATCTCCACCGACGCGACCTGACCGCCGTGCGCCGCGTGCCCCCCGGTGCCGCCCGTCGCCATGGCCTTCAGTCTGTCACTTCACGAGATACGGATCGACACGCACTCGCAGGTCCCGCTCGATCGCGAGGGCCTCGTCGAGGCGGCCCTGGTACTTCTGGCAGAATTCCGGCAGCACGTCGGCGATGACGACCGCCTGCTTCTTGATGCCGACGACTTTGTCGAGGCCTGAAACCAGGTCTGCCCGCACCTCGGGGGGGATTCCCGGCCTGGTGCGAACGACCTGGACGATGCGCCGCAGAGCCGACAGCGAAAACCGCAGGCTGTCGCGAGAGGCCTTGCCGTCGGCGTCGCAGGCACCGGCCCGCGCGGCTTCCTCGGCATCGATCACTGCCGACAGCGAGTCGGGCGTCTTTTCCGGGTCGCAGAAGTCCGGCACGCCGTTGTGATCGAGGTCCGCAGTGCCTTCCTCGCCGTCGAAGATCTCGTCGTTGTCCGAATCGGCGTCATAGCGGTTCGGAATGCCGTCGCCATCGACGTCGTCGGGGCAATTGACGTTTTCGAGACGGTCGGGAAGGCCGTCCTCGTCGCAATCGTCGCTGCTGCACGCGGGCCAAGGACCGTCGGCGACGAAGAACGACGCGGTGGTGACGCGCGCAAACGGAACCACGCGCACCAGTGCCCTTGCCGGCCCGGGAAAGATCGGCTCGCCGAGGGCAGGCTGGGAGCGGGCTGCAACCGCCGCGGCGACGCGCACCTCATAGAGACCGCGGCCGGCAAAGCCGTTGAAGTCGGCTCCCCAGTCCTGCGTGATCGGATCGCGCGCGAACGTGACCGGCACTTCGCTGCCGTCGGGGCGCCGAACGCTGCCCTGCACCGAGACGTCACCGTCGATGTCGGTCACGTAGGCGGTGCGCGCCGACAAGTGCACCGGATGCGCGACCGACGCGAGGCGCGGATCGGCGTCGGCAAAAAGATCGGCGTTGTCCTGCACCGTGAACGCGAGGACCTCGTTCTTCTGCAGTGCGTGCGCACCGGGCATCACTCGCAGCAGCCAGCGCCCCGGCCGCGGCTCGGGGACTCGCAGCACCGAAAATCCCCGCTCCGAGTGGCTTTGCGGCGAGGATTCGTCGAGCCGCTCTCCATCGGGACCGACCAGCTCGTAGAGCAGGCGCCAGTCGTCGATCCTGTCGTTGCGGGTACCGAGGAAAATCTCCAGCTCGTGGGCTTTTTCCTCGACGTCGATCGGAAACTCGCGGATCGCGGGCGTGTCGCGCGGAGCGCCCGTGGCCGGCGCGGCAAGGTCGAAATCGGTGCGCGCGAGCACCAGGGCATTTCCCGTTTCGTGCGCAGCGAGCTCGGCCAGGATGCCCGGTACCGCGGTCGGCTGCATTGCCGAGAACGCGTGACCTCCGCTTCGCGCCGCGATCGCCGAAAGACCGAGTCCGTCGGCCGCGTGCCCGATCGCGACCGTGTCAACGCGATAGAGGATGGGGTCGAGCTTGCGCTCCTCCTGTCCTGGCACGACTCCGACGTTGTTCACGCCGTCGCTGATGAGGATCACCGTGCGGCTGCGACCGGTGTGCTCGACTTTGGCCAGCGCCTCCTGGGCTTTCTCCAGCGCGCTGCCGACGGCGGTGTCGCCCTCGGCCTTGAGCGATGCGAGCACAGCCGAAAGAACGCCTCCGCGCCCGCCCGAAGCATCGCGCACTTCGCTGACGGTCTCGGCGTCGGTCTGCATCGCGACCACCCCGACCTGCAGCTTGGGGTTGGATGCGAGCGCCAGGAACCCGCGTACCGCGATGCGCTCGTACTCGAGGCGCGAGTCCGCGCAGTCGGCCTCGTCCGTCTCGCCGTCGGCATCGTCGTCGGCGCTGTTCGCGCACACCTCGCCGGGCTTTCCGTCGACGCGCATGCCCATGCTCCGGGAAGTATCGAGCACGAAAACGACCTGGTCGGTACCCATGACGTCGGCATAAAAGTGCACCGGCGCATCGCAGGATGCCGGCGCATCCTCGTTGACCGTGCCCTGCGGAGCGACGAGGAACGGATAGTTCGTCGTCAGTGTCTGCCAGTCGCTGGCACCGTGGTGCAGCAGGCTCTGTTCGCTCAGCTCCCAGCGGCCGCGACTGGAGTTCCAGCTCGACGCGCACCACTGCTCGCCGCAGCCGGCGACTCCGTCGAAGGTGACGCTTACTCGCGGCGCTCCGGCCGCGACCATCTGCAATCCGTCGTAGCCTTGTCCCGGGCTGCCGGCGGCATCGGGATTGCGCGTTCCGATATCGATGGCCGTCTCGGCAGGACCGCGGCCCTGGGTCGGCGGCAGCACCAGGCGAAGGTCGGGCGGCTCGACGGTCGCGAGCGAAAAATTGTCGTGGAAGGTCATCGTCCACGAGCGAAGAACGGCGAGCTTTCCTTTCGGGCCGCCGAATTCCGAAGCATCGGCCGCAACGGTGAGCTGCCAGGCGAGCC
Above is a genomic segment from Candidatus Binatia bacterium containing:
- a CDS encoding vWA domain-containing protein, with translation MKADGGCETRSGAGGSSPVLARRCAALAAAAAAAALSVAAPAHAGRGWIEDPTGRSGLQVSFRDQPSYEDLAETEAALQRTASILCDATEGQVHIDRIRLLSSPESADLAALWIHDGEAASGGPYDAGGNDLHRLGAHMDVFSSARLRPDRLAHLLAHHMFGLGDQYDDQRRRGGACGIGPGFEKGQLDEKNHSIMQGAGGMRCSEGALLGQDCLRDDECAGAPCKAVLASEFSTPENHDLLRGDATACPRPNPATRIRFVGVLPSRAEPQSALDATDFLSARATSAWHQEVALLGSSGTPPGLRLEFFLAHPSRLAWQLTVAADASEFGGPKGKLAVLRSWTMTFHDNFSLATVEPPDLRLVLPPTQGRGPAETAIDIGTRNPDAAGSPGQGYDGLQMVAAGAPRVSVTFDGVAGCGEQWCASSWNSSRGRWELSEQSLLHHGASDWQTLTTNYPFLVAPQGTVNEDAPASCDAPVHFYADVMGTDQVVFVLDTSRSMGMRVDGKPGEVCANSADDDADGETDEADCADSRLEYERIAVRGFLALASNPKLQVGVVAMQTDAETVSEVRDASGGRGGVLSAVLASLKAEGDTAVGSALEKAQEALAKVEHTGRSRTVILISDGVNNVGVVPGQEERKLDPILYRVDTVAIGHAADGLGLSAIAARSGGHAFSAMQPTAVPGILAELAAHETGNALVLARTDFDLAAPATGAPRDTPAIREFPIDVEEKAHELEIFLGTRNDRIDDWRLLYELVGPDGERLDESSPQSHSERGFSVLRVPEPRPGRWLLRVMPGAHALQKNEVLAFTVQDNADLFADADPRLASVAHPVHLSARTAYVTDIDGDVSVQGSVRRPDGSEVPVTFARDPITQDWGADFNGFAGRGLYEVRVAAAVAARSQPALGEPIFPGPARALVRVVPFARVTTASFFVADGPWPACSSDDCDEDGLPDRLENVNCPDDVDGDGIPNRYDADSDNDEIFDGEEGTADLDHNGVPDFCDPEKTPDSLSAVIDAEEAARAGACDADGKASRDSLRFSLSALRRIVQVVRTRPGIPPEVRADLVSGLDKVVGIKKQAVVIADVLPEFCQKYQGRLDEALAIERDLRVRVDPYLVK